From a single Canis lupus baileyi chromosome 14, mCanLup2.hap1, whole genome shotgun sequence genomic region:
- the CABS1 gene encoding calcium-binding and spermatid-specific protein 1 has product MAEDGLPKIYSHPPTERGKTTTEATIFFGADNTIPKSEKNITSEGDHITPVNDYTLESDFSTTDSKLTSPKEKLKSEDNVGSRIIKSSTHVEKEIATLTGTVNSIANDSITENLIPVKIDNISSPGATVSLIDFSTNMAKEDILLDTTDPANEDVSITSEVSGTLKEGTTSIADTPNLPAKKDKPDDNNYSSSVKSNVTANEAVQITNSSIPEAEISTATEKNFTIPDITAFTEEKITEIDLSLPENDPNPVPKLTDSDEEKFITVFELTTTVERDKDNPEDILLTNEESMDEVNVWMEKDITNEAENNPILLTAVESRYDFVIPTSVAMNLTEDSSTLTNEDLSENNAIEFVTKDSEPLSETTPDPDTLSHEEDAFTTEMGVFKLLKEEPDEFLI; this is encoded by the coding sequence ATGGCTGAAGATGGTTTGCCAAAAATTTATTCTCATCCTCCAACAGAAAGGGGTAAAACAACAACTGAAGCAACCATTTTCTTTGGGGCTGACAACACCATTccgaaatcagaaaaaaacattaCTTCGGAAGGAGACCACATTACTCCAGTAAATGACTATACCCTGGAAAGTGATTTCTCAACAACAGACAGCAAGCTTACATCtccaaaagaaaaactaaaatcagAAGATAATGTTGGCTCTCGTATTATTAAATCATCAACCCATGTGGAAAAAGAAATTGCTACACTGACAGGCACAGTAAACTCCATAGCTAATGACTCTATTACTGAAAATTTAATTCCAGTGAAAATTGATAATATCTCATCACCAGGCGCAACTGtttctttaatagatttttcCACTAACATGGCAAAAGAAGATATTCTCTTGGATACCACTGACCCAGCGAATGAAGATGTCTCAATAACTTCTGAAGTCTCTGGCACATTAAAGGAAGGCACCACCAGCATTGCAGACACCCCTAATCTTCCAGCTAAGAAGGATAAGCCTGATGATAACAATTATAGTTCCTCAGTAAAATCCAATGTCACTGCTAATGAGGCAGTCCAGATCACCAACTCGTCTATTCCTGAGGCTGAAATCTCTACTGCTACTGAAAAAAATTTCACTATTCCAGACATAACTGcctttacagaagagaaaataactgaaattgaCTTAAGTCTTCCAGAGAATGACCCCAATCCTGTGCCTAAACTAACGGACTCTGATGAGGAAAAGTTCATCACTGTGTTTGAACTCACTACCACTGTAGAAAGAGACAAAGATAACCCTGAAGATATTCTGCTAACCAATGAAGAGTCTATGGATGAAGTCAATGTTTGGATGGAGAAAGATATCACAAATGAAGCAGAGAACAATCCCATTTTGCTCACTGCTGTGGAATCCAGATATGACTTTGTAATCCCTACATCAGTAGCTATGAACCTCACGGAGGATTCATCTACCCTGACAAATGAAGATCTGTCTGAGAATAATGCAATAGAATTTGTAACTAAGGACAGCGAGCCACTTTCAGAAACTACCCCTGATCCAGATACCCTAAGTCATGAGGAAGATGCCTTTACAACTGAAATGGGTGTCTTTAAGTTACTGAAAGAAGAACCAGATGAGTTCCtgatttaa